The Pseudochaenichthys georgianus unplaced genomic scaffold, fPseGeo1.2 scaffold_363_arrow_ctg1, whole genome shotgun sequence sequence cacacacacacacacacacaccacacacacacacacaccacacacacaaccacacacacacacagccttatACACTGTTTCATTGTGTTGTTAGTCTTGTATGTGTTCAACAGAGACAGATGTTAAAGGTGATTACATTAGATGTCTCACCTTCTTGGTGGAGTCCATTTTGAGGATGGAGCCAAAGGTTGAGGTCGCCTTCGCCTTCAGCTCCTCTATCCTCGTGAAGGACTCCAGGACGTAGGTGGAGAGAAGCCAGCCGCTGCTGGGGACAGGCACCATCTGTGGTGGAGGCTGAGGAGGAGGCATCTGCACACCTGCAACCTCAACCCTCCGGCAGGTGTGCAGGTAGGGGAtgctcctcctcatccactcTGCCGTGTGCTGCTCCACCAGGAAGGAGCGCAGCCCCTTCATCTGGGCCAGAACCTTCCGGTCACACGAGAGCCTGCAGCACCAACACAGaccatgcagaggtgaacaccaGACCATCTCAAAGCCCACTGTGTGCTGCAGCGTGATGCTTACCTGTAGGTCAGCACAGCAGGTGGTCTAGGTCCAGCTGCTTCCTGACGCTCGCAGACCAGCTGGGACACAAAGGGTTGTTGGTGCATCTGCTCCTGATAGCTATCATCATAAATAATGTCTATTCGACCAAAGCATCAAGCACACAGAGTGTTCTGGTAAATGTATCAGTACCTGCACTCCAGGTACTCCGTCCCCATGTAGTACCACCCGTCCAGGTCCAGAACTCTGCGCACGGTCTTGTACAGACCGCCATCTGTCATCTTGTGTGCGCAGCTTGGACACTTCAGGTGGTACTTCCACCTCTTGTAAGGAGCCCAGAGGAAGTAGGGCCGCTGGGAGTACTTCGGCGGGGCCGGGGGAGGTGCCACAGCTGGAGCTCCGGGGACAGGACGGGCCTCCCTGCCCTGTCAGCCACAAACAGAGCCCTGCTGACCCACTCGTGCTGCTCTGCAGGGAGGCTGCTCCTCCAGGCTGCAACACACACAGGTCACTGACTGCAGCTTCACACTACACACTGGGACCAGATGTTTACAGCATTATTACAGACCTGAGGGGGAGGAGCGACTAGTCGCAGAGAAGGTGGTGCCTGAGATCCAAGAACTCCCTgctgctgaggaggaggaggaggaggaggaggagctgtgCACAGCAGAaaaacacacctgacacaccaaATAGATGTTATTATACAAAGCTTCATAATGACACAAAGCACAGACTGACCTAAAGCAGCCTCCACCATCAGGTGGTCGTCCTCGTCTTCTGAGGAAGCTGCAGACACAATTTAATAAATGTTCACTCATCACACATCACCTGACTGACACAGTAACACTCCACTGACATGATGCATACACAGGACCGCTGGCTTCCTCCGCTGTTTGGGGGAGATGTGGTGGAGGGGGAGACAGCTGGGGAGGTGGCGGCTGCTGATGCAGCTGAGGAGGCGACAGGCTGCTTCTCCTTGTCCCTTCTGTCGATGTACTCCTTCAGCTGCGCCAGTTGGGACCCGGGCCTCCTCACAGACTGCTTCCTGAGCCACTTCCTGTACCTGACATTGAGAGGCAACAGTTAGATTAATATCACATCAAGTGTTTCTACAGCGAGTGATGAAAGTCCCACATGGCCTTACGTGCTTGGCTCCTTCTCCACACTCTCGTACATCTCCCTGTACGTCATGGCCGTGAAGGCCCCAGAGCCCACCAGCTGGTCGTGCTCTGCAGCCGTGCCCGGTGCTCTCTTCCTCCTCACTGCTGCCATCACGGCGTTGAAGAGCCCGGCGTAGTCCAGCAGAGCGTCCTTGTTCCACATGAGGGGGGTGCAGCTGACATCCCCCCCTCACGCTCTCCCTGATGCCCTGCCAGAATGGTTGCCGTGTAGCCCAGGTCCTGTGACAGCAGCCACTGGAGGGTCTGACCCCGGTACTGACCGAACTGGAGCTCTGTCTGGCTGAGGAGCTGCCAGCGGTCCGCCGGGTTCCCCCCAGCAGTGAGACCCTCGATGCGGCTTGTGCCTCAGCCAGCTCCCTGGTGTTGGAGGTGAGGCGCGGGGCTGCCCTCTTGCTGTTGGCTTTGGAGACTCTGACAGCTTCTTTGCTGGCCTTCAGCTGCAGGTCTGAAGTCCCAGCCTGGAAGGTGAAGGACGGTTTGTGATCCATTCTTCTGAAATCACATAAAAAACAGttcaatcaaatcaagttttatttatatagcacatttttaaaacgatttttggtcgagccaaagtgctgtacatgcaataaaaacacatcattacaatcgggacaa is a genomic window containing:
- the LOC139433392 gene encoding uncharacterized protein; translation: MDHKPSFTFQAGTSDLQLKASKEAVRVSKANSKRAAPRLTSNTRELAEAQAASRVSLLGGTRRTAGSSSARQSSSSVSTGVRPSSGCCHRTWATRQPFWQGIRESVRGGCQLHPPHVEQGRSAGLRRALQRRDGSSEEEESTGHGCRARPAGGLWGLHGHDVQGDVRECGEGAKHVQEVAQEAVCEEARVPTGAAEGVHRQKGQGEAACRLLSCISSRHLPSCLPLHHISPKQRRKPAVLCMHHVSGVLLCQSGDV
- the LOC139433390 gene encoding uncharacterized protein, whose protein sequence is MVEAALAPPPPPPPPQQQGVLGSQAPPSLRLVAPPPQGREARPVPGAPAVAPPPAPPKYSQRPYFLWAPYKRWKYHLKCPSCAHKMTDGGLYKTVRRVLDLDGWYYMGTEYLECSYQEQMHQQPFVSQLVCERQEAAGPRPPAVLTYRLSCDRKVLAQMKGLRSFLVEQHTAEWMRRSIPYLHTCRRVEVAGVQMPPPQPPPQMVPVPSSGWLLSTYVLESFTRIEELKAKATSTFGSILKMDSTKKA